GAGCCAGCGGGTGATGATCGCCATGGCCGTCGCCTGCGATCCCCGTCTGCTGATCGCCGACGAGCCGACGACGGCGCTTGATGTCACCATCCAGGCGCAGATCATGCACCTGCTGCTGACCCTGCAGGAAAAGCGCGGCATGGGCATGGTGCTGATCACCCACGACCTTGCCGTGGTCGCCGAGGCCGCCCATCGGGTGGTGGTGATGTATGCCGGTCAGGTGATGGAAACCGGGGCGGTGCCGGCGATCTTCGATCGTCCCCACCACCCCTATACCGCCGCCCTGCTCGAGGCCCTGCCCGAACGGGCCGAGGGCAAGCGTCGGCTCAACACCATTCCCGGCGTGGTGCCGGGCGCCCACGACCGCCCCAAGGGCTGTTTGCTGGCGCCGCGCTGCGCCTTCGCCCAGGACCGTTGCCGGGCCGAACGGCCGAGCCTGACCCCCACCGATAGCGGACAGGTTCGCTGCTTCTTCCCCCTGTCGGCCCCCGATCCCCTGAAGGCGCCGCCGCCGGCCGCCCTGGACATCGATATCCGTGGAGAGGCCCGGCCATGACTCCTGCGATCCCCACCGCGCATTCCCCCCTGCCGGGGACCGAGGCCGTGATGCCGGTTCTCGAGGCCCAGGGGCTGACCAAGCGCTATTCGGTGGCCCGTGGTCCCTTCAAGGACGACGCCACCGTCCACGCCCTGACCGATGTATCGTTCCGTCTGGCGCCGGGCCGCACCCTGGCCGTCGTCGGTGAATCGGGCTGCGGAAAATCGACCCTCGCCCGTCAGGTCACCCTGAT
The DNA window shown above is from Rhodospirillum rubrum ATCC 11170 and carries:
- a CDS encoding oligopeptide/dipeptide ABC transporter ATP-binding protein; translation: MSLLEIENLTVEFGSGDKPFRAVEDVSFSVDAGEVLGIVGESGSGKSVSSLAMMGLVAYPGRVKASKMVFDGIDLLTLSGRQRRKLTGSDVAMIFQEPMTSLNPCFTIGYQITETLKIHQGGTRAQRRDRAIELLSQVGIPDPGSRLGLFPHQLSGGMSQRVMIAMAVACDPRLLIADEPTTALDVTIQAQIMHLLLTLQEKRGMGMVLITHDLAVVAEAAHRVVVMYAGQVMETGAVPAIFDRPHHPYTAALLEALPERAEGKRRLNTIPGVVPGAHDRPKGCLLAPRCAFAQDRCRAERPSLTPTDSGQVRCFFPLSAPDPLKAPPPAALDIDIRGEARP